The following DNA comes from Erigeron canadensis isolate Cc75 chromosome 3, C_canadensis_v1, whole genome shotgun sequence.
AACTAATAACATTGAACTCATCCATGAGTGTCTTTCTCAATGGTTGACCAATGAGGAACAAAACGCTTTAGACTTTGAAGCTATTAAACATGTTGGAAACATCGACAATACTTCATAGGTCAAGACGTCAACTTTATGTATCATTCAGTAGGCGGATGGCATCAATTTTCGCTACATTTTTTATCAttctttattttatgtattcCGGATTCAGTATAtgcttcaaatttcaaaaaaaacaacaaaatggtCAATGAGAAAAGAGAAGATATTATAACGGAAAGAACAAGTATGATTTTACTAGTCTTTTCATGAGGTCTATTTGCATGTTTTTGTGCTTCTGATGAATTCCTACGGTGAGTGAAACTATTATGCCGTATTACATGGATCATGGTGTTTGTTCTAATTGGTTTTCTTGGAAATACACTCCGATCCTCTGATGTGATTTGTGTTGTTTTCATGAGTTCCTTGTTTAGATCATCATAGGAACCATTTTAACAAAGGCTACTTTTAGTCAATTCTATTCTCAACGGAAGACCTCCTTTGGAAATCCTTCCCTTCCCTTCCTACATGGCTGTATTGATTAAACGACGGGGCAGGAAGTTTTCCCTATTCAGATCATTCGGAAAGAATATGCCTTTGACCTGGAGAAAGTTTAGAAACACTGATTTTTTTCGAGATTGGTAACCTGACTCTATTTATAGTCTCCTTTTTGTCATCCCAGTTATGAAGAACATATACGGTTTAGTACATTCAAGCAGCATCCAAATTATGTACCACGTGATGATCTTAGTGATGCTTCTGATTTTCATGGAAACAACGTAGAATATTCCAAAAGAACATCTGATGGGATGGAGCTGATTGGAAATGATATTGTTACCTTAGTACGGACTATCGGGAGCATCTGATCAGTAATTTAACAAGAGCATATTATGTCATCGTTTATTATGGAATTCATGTAATGCTATACATAAGCAACTACAAAATTTTCCATTATTTTTTGATGTCACCTTTATTAGTTATGTTAAGcataatttctattttttttattacttaccATCTACAACTTACGAGTGTCTTTCTCAATGGTGTGTTTTGGTGTTTATATGCAACTAGCACGAAGATAGAAGCACTTTAAGTTATATCGTCTTGTTTTAGAGACAAAAGAAACCGAAATTTTGGGTGGTGGATTACTTTCAAACATAAGAAAAATTCAGAGTAAATGCAATATAAATTTTCCATCAATTTAACATAACATATTTTGATAGGAATGTCATTGTGATTTTTATAATGTTCATAACACTTTTCTTCCTAAGTTGGAGACACAAGCTTTTCCTAAGAACCAGAATCCACAGTTAATGTTCTGGTGCTTGGAACTTGGAAGAGGACTAGATCATTATCAAACCTAAATCAGTTAAACGCGCAGGCTGGACTGGGTCCAAGTTGGTTCCAGAAGAGGCCAAAAACCCTAATAATTGGACCTGACTCCTATGGGCCATTTCATGTTTATGTATATCAAAATTTACAATGAGTAATTAGGCTGCAAATGCCATGGTTCTAAAAGTGGATCTTAGATCCAAAAAAAACTTGTTGGTGATACATGTTCTTTTTTCTCTTGACATATCAAGGTCAATGATTGCTGTTCGACTCTCTGACTTAGCAAGCACAACAACCTGTTGGAGTTCAGGGCACTACCGACGACTAGTCAGAAAACgctaaattacaaatatattgaCGAGAATAAAAATTTGACTAGAAATGCAAAAAGACCACGACTCGTCTGCATTTGCCCCAAACATGCTTCATATCAACCAGCTGATGTAGAAAACTTAGCCCAACTTTCCAATTTCCATTTTCTTCCTTAAAGCTTTATGACCATGATAAATAAACGAATCTACAATCCCTGCAACTGTGAAGATACCTACACAACCGAAATAAAAAATGCATCAGAATGATTCCACACAAAGACAAATTGACCGGAAAATGTTCCatcaaaaaacatattatctACCTCCAACAATGGCACAAACATTTGTCATGAAGTGTAGGAATGAGGCGTGTGTTTCTGCAAATGTCACCTGCACAAGCCACCAACATCTTAATATATTTTCTATGTAAAATCTTTAGTTCCGTGCATATGTCTTGGACCAAACTGTCACAAGAATTGAAGTTACCTTAATTGGAGAAAGGTCATAGAAGAAGAACACCCCAGGGAGAGAACGTCTGCCAACTTCCGGGCTTTTATAGTGTTCAGTCACGGAAAACTGTTACATAAGAATTCcaaaattcaaatacaaaacAAGGGCATCTGTTAATGAGACATTATCTCTTTAGAAGTAGAGAAAATACCTGATTTGACTGAATAGTGTAGCCTCTAATATTAGTGTATATGGTTGGTACCACCTGCAATTTAAAAAAGTTGTCAAAAAGTATGAACTTCCCTAAAATACACTGAACAAGTTTGATAGCTGAATAAGCATTTATAGAGCAACAGTTTTTTCTAAAACTTGCCCAACTAAAATTTTGGAAGGAACAGCAACAATGAATAACTGATGACTGCAAGATACTACCTTCAGGAAGTACTGATACATTCCATTTGGAGTTGACTGGAACCAGTGCACCCTGAATCAAGATGTAAAAGCAATTATGAAAAGCAACAACATTATAGAACTTTCAGATAGATATAAGTAAAATCAAATCATGAACATGGCATGGAAGAatgacaaaatattaaaaaaaaacaaaggcaATTATGAACAGTTATAACTGTGGGTTATGCTTTATCTCAATCGAGCGAAACaagtaatataaaaatagaCCGAGTGAAAATGGCTTGAAAGGCAtgtaaaacctcctaaatcatttttttaaacaaagatCAACATTGAAATTCTATGtcctttcaaaaagaaaaagataatattgAAATACTATAAATAAACTTATTGTAAAATATGGCGAACAATTTTGGTTGTTTCACCCTGACTTGCTACACAACCCACCCATATTTTCATCTCTACAAAATACTATTGTAGAATAAACAAGAGAATTACCCATCAAGAGGATTTACGATGCCCGGATAATGCTCTCCGAAAGATAACTTATTAATCTTATGACTTATCTGCATTAAGTAACAGGATTATGAAACGATATATGGGAAAGGATAGGGTATGACTTCAAAATAATTAAACTGCCTTAAACTGCAATACTTTTACAAGAAACTGAAAGAGCCTACATTATAGCTATCCTCTTGAAAAGCCAGCAAATCAGGAATGTTTATACTTGCGTGATGAAAGCTTTTGACGAAGTGAAAATTTCCGGCAACTTTGTTGACCTCCAAAGACCCATAGATATTGCATCCTTCCCCTTCTTCATCTTTAATCCTCTGGGCAAAACCTTCTCGTTTGCACTGGCAAAGCATTATTATACAAAAGTTAAGATAATATATTCATTAAGGACTAGAAAACAGCATTGCAATAAGATGTTATATActaattgaaatttaaaaaaaaaaaactgagtATCAAGCTAAACCTGACCCTATGattcaaaattatattaattaataatgaatAAACATAAAACTATGAGTTTTCCTACCTGGTCAATCAAATCCGGATTAGTCAAACCCCAACCTTTTCTTCGATATGCTTCACGAACCTCTTCACATGAATTACAGCATTCATCGTCCGACTGCGGATAGCAATGGAAAAGTATGAAACTTTCAAAACAAATGTAGAAGGAAAAAAATTATGAGTAAAATTTTGATAACTTGTAGGTAGCGGATTTTTTTAGTTGGTCATCCGAACAAGCTAATCAAAAGAAAACAGCTTAGTTTT
Coding sequences within:
- the LOC122591122 gene encoding endoplasmic reticulum-Golgi intermediate compartment protein 3-like, encoding MERVFSKVRNLDAYPKVNEDFYSRTLSGGVITLVSSIAMFLLFFSELGIYLHTVTDSKLVVDTSRGEKLHINFDITFPAVSCTLLSLDAMDISGEQHLDIRHDIIKKRIDSSGNVIEEKKDGIGGPQIDKPLQRHGGRLEHNETYCGSCFGAEASDDECCNSCEEVREAYRRKGWGLTNPDLIDQCKREGFAQRIKDEEGEGCNIYGSLEVNKVAGNFHFVKSFHHASINIPDLLAFQEDSYNISHKINKLSFGEHYPGIVNPLDGVHWFQSTPNGMYQYFLKVVPTIYTNIRGYTIQSNQFSVTEHYKSPEVGRRSLPGVFFFYDLSPIKVTFAETHASFLHFMTNVCAIVGGIFTVAGIVDSFIYHGHKALRKKMEIGKLG